In a genomic window of Trichoderma atroviride chromosome 4, complete sequence:
- a CDS encoding uncharacterized protein (EggNog:ENOG41~TransMembrane:12 (i86-104o124-145i152-171o177-198i219-240o246-267i297-316o336-356i363-383o389-413i425-444o464-484i)) — MDSIAKETGQAAQTTDMLADDTPRSGAFHKMSNSASSTEALRFWRSKKDSSQDFSLQERETPSSDEQSPDIENGTSIEYRTYKRRWFGLAQLTLMNIMVSWGWLTYAPVVSDSATYYNVTSSAINWLSTAFFLAFVAIFPVSIWVVNRGFKYGFICSASLLIVGNWIRYAGAAKASGGIYACAMVGEILIGFAQPFVLATPAKYSDLWFTHRGRVAATALATLANPLGAALGQLINPLWVSSPKDVSQMVLYVSIISTACSVTAFFIPSKPPTPVGASSETPKMPLLPSIRTAVRSLEVWLVFITFSVYVGIFNAVSSLLNQILVPYGFTDDQAGIGGAVLIVVGLVTAAITSPILDRTKHFLLSLKIIVPIVAACLVIFIWMPQTKALAGPYVILAIIGAGCFAVVPIAVELLADLSHPISPELTSTAAWAGGQLFGAIFVIVSDPLKAGNNANPPENMKNFLIFQAVLAVAATPPVLVLGWFGRKDKVVLRRLQPQQEDET, encoded by the exons ATGGACAGCATCGCAAAGGAAACCGGCCAAGCAGCCCAAACCACCGACATGCTCGCCGACGATACCCCCCGCAGCGGCGCCTTCCACAAAATGTCCAActcggccagcagcaccgaGGCCCTGCGCTTCTGGCGCTCCAAGAAGGATTCGTCGCAGGACTTTAGTCTGCAGGAGCGCGAGACGCccagcagcgacgagcaGAGTCCCGATATCGAGAACGGCACCTCTATCGAATACCGGACGTATAAGCGGCGGTGGTTTGGCCTTGCTCAGCTGACGCTCATGAACATCATGGTCTCCTGGGGT TGGCTCACCTACGCCCCCGTCGTCAGCGACTCGGCCACCTACTACAACGTCACCTCCTCGGCAATCAACTGGCTCAGCaccgccttcttcctcgcctttgtcgccatcttccccGTCAGCATCTGGGTCGTCAACCGCGGCTTCAAGTACGGCTTCATCTGTTCCGCCTCGCTGCTCATCGTCGGCAACTGGATCCGCTACGCCGGCGCGGCAAAGGCCTCGGGCGGCATCTACGCCTGCGCCATGGTGGGCGAGATCCTGATTGGCTTTGCCCAGCCGTTTGTGCTTGCCACGCCGGCCAAGTACTCGGATCTGTGGTTCACCCACCGCGGGCGTGTGGCGGCCACTGCTTTGGCTACGTTGGCGAATCCGCTGGGCGCGGCGTTGGGGCAGTTGATTAACCCTCTGTGGGTGAGCTCACCAAAGGACGTCTCGCAAATGGTCCTCTACGTCTCCATCATT TCTACGGCCTGCTCGGTaacagccttcttcatcccctCCAAGCCGCCCACCCCCGTCGGCGCCTCTTCAGAAACACCAAAGATGCCACTCCTCCCATCCATCCGAACCGCCGTCCGCTCTCTCGAAGTTTggctcgtcttcatcacctTCTCCGTCTACGTCggcatcttcaacgccgtcTCCAGTCTTCTCAACCAGATCCTCGTGCCGTACGGCTTCACGGATGACCAGgccggcattggcggcgccgtcctcatcgtcgtcggtCTCGTCACAGCTGCTATAACATCGCCCATCCTGGACCGTACGAAgcatttcctcctctccctaAAGATCATCGTCCCCATCGTCGCGGCatgcctcgtcatcttcatatGGATGCCCCAAACAAAGGCCCTTGCCGGTCCGTACGTCattctcgccatcatcggcgcAGGGTGCTTCGCCGTCGTGCCGATTGCCGTCGAATTGCTAGCCGACTTGAGTCACCCCATCAGCCCTGAACTCACATCCACTGCGGCCTGGGCCGGCGGCCAGCTCTTcggcgccatcttcgtcattgTGAGCGACCCGCTCAAGGCCGGGAACAACGCCAATCCTCCCGAGAATATGAAGAactttctcatcttccaggccGTCCTCGCCGTGGCGGCAACGCCTCCGGTCCTTGTTTTGGGCTGGTTTGGGCGAAAGGACAAGGTCGTTTTGCGAAGACTGCAGCCTCAGCAGGAGGACGAGACATGA